One Fulvia fulva chromosome 12, complete sequence genomic region harbors:
- a CDS encoding Cell surface GPI-anchored protein, with translation MAGLRYIAPALALAAGAAAQACGSGSGTTTIASNADATALANCRTYAGSIAIATDTTDSIQLNGVQTITGNLIANNVTQMVSLAAKDLEEIGEMFELEQLTILSTLNFPSLKKVDAIKWTALPALQGLSFTEGVEDVGSLVIDNTQLNSLDGINLQVVDELSVTNNPYLTDITMQLGNVTKSFLLASNGRDLKVELPNLEWANNVTLRNCSEVSIPSLASINGSMGFYNGGFESLAAPNLTNVGGSLSFVSCEAVTNISMPQLTTIGGGFQLANNTALQSIDGFPAMETVGGALDFNGEFDTVDLPELKDVRGAFNLQSTQDINDVCSHFKPLSGQNNVIKGTFTCSTTETPGGVGTSTSSGSGGSTSSGAANPMLIPGATGLLGVAAAVFGLL, from the exons ATGGCCGGTCTGAGATACATTGCTCCGGCATTGGCCCTGGCAGCAGGTGCAGCCG CGCAAGCATGCGGCAGCGGCTCCGGCACCACCACCATTGCTAGCAACGCCGATGCGACGGCTCTGGCTAACTGCCGAACGTACGCCGGCAGCATCGCCATTGCGACCGACACGACCGACAGCATCCAGCTCAATGGCGTGCAAACAATCACCGGCAACCTCATCGCCAACAACGTGACACAAATGGTCTCCTTGGCCGCTAAGGACCTCGAGGAGATCGGCGAGATGTTCGAGCTCGAGCAGCTTACCATCCTCTCCACACTCAACTTCCCATCTTTGAAGAAGGTCGATGCCATCAAGTGGACTGCGCTGCCAGCTCTTCAGGGCCTGTCTTTCACCGAGGGCGTGGAAGATGTTGGCTCGCTTGTCATTGACAACACACAACTCAACTCTCTCGATGGTATCAACCTCCAGGTTGTGGACGAGCTATCAGTGACCAACAACCCATACCTTACCGACATCACCATGCAACTCGGCAATGTCACCAAGTCTTTCCTTTTGGCTTCCAACGGACGCGATCTCAAGGTCGAACTGCCAAACCTCGAGTGGGCCAACAACGTCACCCTCAGGAACTGCTCGGAAGTCTCCATTCCATCTCTCGCATCGATCAACGGCTCCATGGGTTTCTACAACGGCGGTTTCGAGAGCCTTGCTGCACCAAACCTCACCAACGTTGGCGGTTCTCTGTCGTTCGTCAGCTGCGAGGCTGTAACTAACATCTCCATGCCTCAGCTGACCACTATTGGTGGTGGCTTTCAGCTCGCCAACAACACTGCGCTGCAGAGCATTGACGGCTTCCCAGCCATGGAGACTGTTGGTGGGGCCCTTGACTTCAACGGTGAATTCGATAC CGTCGACCTCCCAGAGCTGAAGGATGTTCGTGGTGCATTCAACCTCCAGTCTACTCAGGACATCAACGACGTCTGCTCGCACTTCAAGCCTCTATCTGGCCAGAACAACGTCATCAAGGGTACCTTCACCTGCTCTACCACTGAGACCCCAGGCGGTGTTGGCACTTCGACCAGCTCTGGCTCCGGCGGCAGCACTTCATCGGGCGCTGCCAACCCAATGCTCATTCCCGGCGCAACAGGTCTTCTCGGTGTTGCCGCTGCCGTCTTCG